Genomic window (Dictyoglomus thermophilum H-6-12):
TTATGATAATGACGGTAGGCAAATAGAGGTTCATCATAAGTATCCTATAGATGAGGGACACATTAGGCTCAAAGATAAAACTTGATGAGAAAAAAGGAGTGTGATTTAACATGATCACAACGAGAGACTTGGCAAATAAACTGATAGACTATATTTACAATAAGATCTCTTTAAGGGAACTAGTAGATTGGGCAGAAAGAGCTTTTATGGAAGAAGAATTTGAGGAAGAACATTTTGATACGATAAGAGAAATATTAGCCTATATTGGCCTTTCAGATGTTGCTGCTTTTGGCCTTACATGGGAAGATTGTAAAAGATTCCTGGAAAGACTTGGATATGGTGTAAATATAGAGGTATATGAGAAGTCAAGTAACAAGTAACTAATAGTGGGTGATTAGTGATAAGTTATAAGTGATAGAGGGGGTAGAAAGAAGGAGAATAATATGGATAGATTTATTGGACTTATTGGTCTTGGATATTGGGGTAAGAATATTTTAAGAAATTTATATGAGCTTGGAGTACTTCATACTGCTTGTGATTTTAGTCACGAAGTTGTTGAGGAGAGAAGAAGAAGCTTTCCTGAGGTAAGTTATACTACAGATTTTAATGATCTTCTTAGCAATTCTGAGATAAAGGCTATAGCAATTGCAACTCCGGCTGTTACTCACTATGAGCTTGCAAAGAAGGCCCTATTGGCTGGAAAAGATGTATTCGTGGAAAAGCCAATGACTACTTCTGTTAAAGAAGGAGAAGAACTTGTAAAGATAGCAGAGGAAAAAAATAAAATTATTATGGTAGGACATATATTGCAGTATCATCCTGCAGTAACAAAGCTGAAAGAGCTTATTTCTCAGGGTTTAATAGGAGAGATAATATATATTTATTCTCATAGAGTTAATGTAGGTAAAATAAGAATTGATGAAAATGTATGGTGGAGTCTTGCTCCTCACGATGTATCTTTAATTCTTATGTTAACTGGGAGGATGCCTAAGAGGATATATTATCAGGGTTCATCATATATCACAAAAGGAATAGATGATATTGCTTTGGCTTCTCTTGAATTTGATAATGGAATTAGGGGACATATCTTTGTAAGTTGGTGGCATCCCTATAAGGAACAAAAATTGGTGACAATAGGCTCAAAAGGAATGCTTATTTTTGATGACACTACGGAAGAGAAACTATTTTTATATCCTCATAAAGTAGAGTGGAATAATGGGATACCTGTTGCTAAGAAGGAGGAAATGCAAGTAATTCCTGTGGAGAAAAAGGAGCCCTTGAAAGAAGAGCTTTTGCATTTTATTGAATGTGTGAAAGAGAGAAAAACTCCAAGAACAGATGGATATGAGGGATTGAGAGTACTTAAAGTACTTGAGAAGATAACGAGTGACGGGTGATAGATGGCGAGGGAAAAGTGAAAGAGATAAGATTTAGTAATCATGCCTTGTTAAAATTTAAAGTATTAGAAGCACATGGTATAATTATCAATGAAGAATTTGTCAAGAATACAATACTTTATCCTGATAGGATTGAGAAAGGGTATAAAGGAAGAATTATCGCTCAAAAGCATTTAGATAATGAGCATGTAATAAGAGTAATTTATGAGGAGTTTCCAGACTGTATTATTGTTATAACCTTTTATCCAGGAAGGAGAGATAGGTATGAGAAAGATTAAATATAGTAAAGATGTTGATATACTTTTAATTGAGTTGTCTGATAAGCCTATAGATTATGCCGAGGAAGAAGGGCAATTGATAATTCATTTCTCTAAAGAAGGAGAACCTGTGCTTATAGAAATATTGGATGCTAAAGATTTTATAATAAATTCCCTTTCAAGTTTACTAAAAGAGGAGGAAGTTATAATTCCATAAGTAAGTTAACTGTAATAGGTGACGGGGAAGGAGTAAGGAGGGGATATTGTTAGGACTCATAAGGATTTAGAGGTATGGAAAGAATCAATGGGGCTTGTAAAAGAAATCTATAAACTAACTCAAGATTTCCCCAAAGATGAAATATATGGAATAATTCAACAAATAAGGAGATCAGCTATTTCTATTTATTAAGGGAGGTGTTTCATGCTCACAAATAAAAAATACTTTGTTCATGAAAGTTCTTATGTGGATGAGCCTGTAGAGATAGGAGAGGGAACAAAAATTTGGCATTTTTGTCATATATTGCCTCATACTGTAATAGGCAAGAATTGTGTTATAGGTCAAAATGTGATGATAGGGCCAAGGGTAAAGATAGGAAATAATGTAAAAATACAAAACAATGTGAGTGTATATGAGGGAGTAGAGATTGAAGACGATGTTTTTTGTGGACCATCTTGTGTATTTACCAATGTAATAAATCCAAGGGCATTTATAGAGAGGAAGCATGAGTTTAAGAAGACAATAGTTAAAAAAGGTGCTACAATAGGAGCAAATGCTACGATTGTATGTGGGGTAACGATAGGGGAGTATGCTTTTGTAGGGGCGGGAGCAGTAGTAACAAAGGATGTACCACCCTATGCTCTTGTTGTAGGGGTTCCAGCAAGGCAGATTGGATGGGTATGCAAGTGTGGTGTAAGGCTTGAGTTTGATGAGAAAGGAGAAGCGCTTTGTAAGAGCTGTGGGGAGAAGTATAGGTTGGTAGAGGGTAGAGTGGAAACAACATTTTAAAAAACATTTTGTTTTTTTTATCAAAATTTTTGTTAGAATTTTTACTAAGGGCAGTATAAGGAAATACTTATGTTAAAAACTTTTAAGGATTTAACTACTGAGGAAGAGAAGAGATATCGTGAAGCTTTAATAAAAAGGGAAGTAAAAAGAAAAGAGGCTCTTAAGAGGAAACTTTGCAAGACTTGGGGATTAGTAAAAGAAATTTCTAGAATACTTTATGAAAAATATAAGGTAAGAGAGGTAATAGTTTTTTTGGCTCTCTTACAGATGTCTTATCCTTTAATGAATGGTCTGATAATAATATAGCTATATTAGAAATTTATAATGACTTATACCTTAATGCTGTAGCTGAAGTTACTTCTATGAGTGAAGATTTTAATATTAATCTCATAGATATTGAGAGTTGTAAAGAAAGTTAAAAAAGTAATTTTAGAAAGTGATGATTAAATTTTTAATAAAAAAGTACTTAATTTTGGGCAAAAGGATTTTTATAGGGTTTTTGTTGAAGAAAGATCATGAACCTGAAAAAGTTTGAGGTTTGATTAGATATATGAGAAGTGAATAATTAAGGGTTTTTATTTAATTGAAATTAAAAAACAGGGAGGGTTTTTTAATGAGTTACTTAATGGTAAACTTGAATAAGTAAATTGAAATTTTTAAGCGCATAATAATTCTTTGCTTGGATACTATTAGGATTTTATCTGTAGATCAAAGGTCGTATGAAAGATTTTTTATTAGATTAAAGGTTAGGAGGCAATTCTATTTTTGAAGGGGGCAAGAATGAGCACTAGAAGTTTTTTGTTTAGGAGTTATTATAAGTTAAGGGGTAGTAAAGTTTTAGACTATTACGATGAGTTTAAAAAGTCTCAGTATTTGACACGTGATGAGCTAATAAGAAATCAGGAGAAACAACTGAAGAGAATGATAGAATTTGTTTATGAAAATGTACCTTATTACAAAAAACTTTTTAAATCTCTTTCTATATCTCCTGATGATATAAACAAAGTTGAGGACTTACAAAAACTCCCTATTTTAACTAAAAGAGAGATTAAACGTAATTGGGAAGATTTTTTCCCTCAGAATTTAAATAGTATTAGATATATTAAAGGCAAAACTGGAGGATCTACTGGAGAGCCATTTAAATATAGGATGTCTTTAGAAGATTATGAGAGAGGTATAGCTTTGTTGTATAGAGGGTGGGGGTTTGCTGGTTATCAATTGGGGGACAAAGTTGCTGTTATTGGAGGTTCGTCATTGGTCCCAAGTTTGAGATTTAGTATGAAGAGAAAGATTCAGGAGAGTCTATTAAACTTTCGTTATTATTCATCTTTTGATATGAGTGAGGAAAATTTACTAAGATATATTGAAGATATGAATTGTTGGAATCCTAAATTTATAAGAGGATATGCTTCTTCTATCTATCTTATGGCTAAATTTATTGAGCAAAATAGAATTACCTTATCCTTTGTGCCAAAGGCTATTTTTTCTACTGCTGAGAAGTTAACTTTTAAGATGAGAGAAAGTATAGAAAGAGTATTTAAAACTCAAGTTTTTGATAATTATGGTTTGAATGATGGTGGAATATCGGCATATGAATGTGAACAGCATAATGGTTTGCATATAGATACCGAAAGAGCAATATTAGAAGTAGTAGACGAATCTGGTAAACAGCTTAAAGAGGGAGAGGGGAAGATTTTAGCTACTAGTTTATATAACTTTGCTATGCCACTTATTAGATATGACACAGGAGATATAGGGATCATATCTTCTGAATTTTGTAAATGCGGTAGGGCAAGTTATCTGTTGAAGGGTTTAGTTGGGCGTTCGCAGGAATTTGTTGTATCCTCTTTAGGCAGTAAAGTTCATGGTGAGTTTTTCACTCATATTTTTTGGGAAATAGATAATGTAAAACAATTCCAGGTTATTCAGGAAAATGTTGGAGAAGTTTTGATCAATATTGTTCCCGATGATTGGGACCATATTGACAGAATTGATGTAAAGAAGATTACTAAAATATTAGAAAATAAAGGTTTTAAAGTTAGTATTAAGCTTGTTAATGAAGAATCTTTGTCTTATACTAGTGGTGGAAAATATAAATTTGTAATAAATAAATTATCTGATTATAATGAAAGCTAAGAAAAATGAAGAATGGTAGTAGTAATAAAATAGAACTTAGTGTTTTTTTTAGATCCTTTTTAGTTATAGTACTTTATAGGTTAGTTTTAGATTTGAGTTATATCTTGGTTATAAGTAGATTTTTTAACTATGAAGGGTATTATTTGATTATCAATAAGCTTAAGGTTTTAGAGTCATACCTTTTTTTAATTGTTTTAGGTGCTTTTATATTAGTCTTTATTTATTTTCGGATTAGAGTTTTTCCTTCCGAATTTCTTTTATATTTACTTTTTCTTTTTACATATATTCCGTTAGGTTCTTTGTACGCATTATGTGATAAACCAAGGTTGTTTTTCTATTATAGTACTTTTTTTTGGTTTTTACTTATTTTTATGTATTACGTTTTTCCAATATTTAAGGTTAGAAGGGTTAGATTTTCTAAGTTTCTATTTTTGACTTGCACTATTCTTTTTAATATGGCTGTTCTATTTTTAATATTTAAATATCTTGGAATTTCTTTTAATTTTGATCTTTCACTGGTATATGAGATTAGATCTAGGTATGTAGAAAGTAATATACCGTTTGCAGGCTATCTTTTTAACTGGGTTGGTTATGCTATAAATCCCTTATTTTTAAGTTATGTTTTTAACAAGAGACAATGGCTTACTTTTATTTTTTCTATATTTATTCAATTGTTGTTATTTTCCCAAACAGGATTAAAAAGCTTTTTATTTGTTCCCATTTTGGTTTTAGGCGTTAATTGGTTATATCAAAAATATGGTAGTAAAAAACTTTATTTGTTAACCACACTATTAATAGGACTTACTGTAGCTTTAGGTATTTTATCTTACTTTTTAATGGGAGACATATGGGTTTCTTCGTTGTTGACAAGGCGAACTTTCTATGTTCCTGCTTTATTGTCATTTTATTATTATGATTTTTTTACTTCTAGAGGTTTTACGTATCTTGCTCAGCATAGATTATTTGGTGGTTTTTTAAAATATCCTTACTCATTAAATCCTCCTCATTTAATAGGCAGTGTTTATTTTGGAACACCTGAGATGGGAGCTAATAATGGCATTTTAGGAGATAGCTATATGAATTTTGGTTTTTTGGGAGCTATTTTATGGAGTTTTGTCTTAATTTTATTTTTTAAAATTTTAGATAGTTTTTGTGATATGGATAAAAATGAAGTATTAATAGGTCCTCTGGCTGTATTTGCCAATGCATTTACAAATAGCGCCCTATTGACTGTCATGACTACGCATGGGTTTTTAATATTGCTTTTGTTTTCAATAATAATACCTAAAAATAGAATAAAGTATAGGAGTGAAGGATGATTAAACTCTGTCATATAACAACCGTTCACCCTTCTTTTGATGTTCGTATATTTCACAAAGAGTGTAAAACATTAGCAAAGTCAGGGTATTATGTTTATCTTATTGTTCAACATCATAAGGAAGAAGTTATTGATGGGGTTCATATACTGCCTTTACCTAAGGTAGGCAGTAGACTTGAGAGAGTCATTAAACAGCCTTGGAGAGCGTTAAGATTGGCATTAAAGACTAATTCAAGTATTTATCATTTACATGATCCTGAGTTAATTCCTATAGGACTAATATTAAAATTATTGGGGAAAAGGGTAATTTTTGACTCACACGAGGATGTACCTCTTCAACTTTTGTCAAAGCCATATCTTAATAGGTTTGCTTTAAGAATGTTATCCCAGGTGTTTTCCATATTTGAAAAATATAGTTGTAGGTATTTTGATGGGATAGTTTGTGCAACACCCTCAATTACAGAGAAATTTTTAAAGATTAATCCTAATAGTGTTAATGTAAATAATTATCCACTACTGGAAGAATCTAAATTTTTATATCATAATTACAATGAGAATAAAATGAATGAGATATGTTATATTGGAGGCATTTCTCAAATAAGGGGAATTAATGAGTTAATAAAGGCTTTAGAATTTGTAGATAATGTAAGACTAAATCTTGCTGGAAATTTTGAAAGTGCAGAATTAGAGAAGAGAATTAAAGGTATGAAAGGTTGGAAGAAAGTGAACTATTATGGGTTTGTAGGAAGAGAAAATGTTTATGAAATTATGGCAAGATCTAAGGCTGGAGTAGTTATTTTTTCTCCTTTGCCTAATCATATTAATAGTCAGCCTAATAAAATGTTTGAATATATGTCTGCTGGACTTCCTGTTATTACATCTAACTTTCCTCTTTGGAGAGAAATCGTTGAGAGAGACAATTGTGGCATATGTGTAGATCCTTTAAATCCAAAAGAAATAGCAGATGCTATAAGGTATATAATAGCGCATCCTGAAGAGGCAAAAAAAATGGGAGATAATGGAAGAAGGGCTGTATTAGAGAAGTATAATTGGGAAAAAGAGAGTGAAAAGTTATTAGATTTGTATAAAGAGTTACTAAAAGGAGAGATTAAGACATAGATTAAAATTTTCAAGATGAGGGTAGAAAATGAACATCTTACTTATTAATCATTATGCAGGTTCGCCTAAATATGGAATGGAGTATCGGCCTTATTATTTGGGGAAAGAATGGGTCAAGAATAGACATCAAGTAACAATAATCGCTTCTTCTTTTTCTCATGTAAGAAGCAAGAATCCAGAAATTGATAGTGAGATAAAAGAGGAGCTAATTGATGGAATGAGATATATTTGGATAAAAACTCCAAGATATAAGGGAAATGGAATTAAAAGAGTTATAAACATTTTTAGTTTTGTATTTAAGCTAATTAAAAATAGTAGGAGGTTTTCAAAAGAGATTAAACCAGACGTGGTTATTGCTTCATCTACATATCCTTTAGATATATACCCAGCTTATTTAATTTCTCGTTTTTCAAAGGCAAAGTTGATCTTTGAAGTGCATGATTTATGGCCACTAACACCTATAGAGCTTGGAGGAATGCCTAAATGGCATCCATTTATAATAATTCTCCAAATAGCAGAAGATTTTGCTTATAGAAAATGTGATAAGGTTGTTTCTATTCTTCCTAAGGCTTTAGATTATATGGTAAGCAGAGGTTTAAAACCTGAGAAGTTTGTTCACATTCCTAATGGTATCGATATAGAAGAGTGGCAGTCTTTTACTGATCCGTTACCGGAGGAACATAAGAGTGTAATTGAAAGATTTAAGAATGAGGGAAAATTTCTTGTGGGATATGCAGGTTCTTTGGGGGTAGCAAATGCTCTTGATTATTTTGTGAAGTCAGCAAAGTATCTTAAAGATTTACCAGTTGCGCTCGTTCTTGTTGGGCAGGGTCCTGAAAAAGAGAAACTACAAAGATATGTAGAGGAAAATAAACTAGATAAAGTAGTTTTTTTACCACCTGTGCCTAAAAAATCCATTCCTGAATTATTGGATAAAATTGATATTTTTTACATTGGTTGGAGAAGGAGTCCTCTATACCGATTTGGGGTAAGCCCTAATAAACTTTTTGATTACATGATGGCAGGAAAGCCTATTATACATGCAGTAGAAGCAGGAAATGATCTGGTAGCAGAAAGTGGCTGTGGCATGTCTGTTCCTCCAGAGGATCCTATTGCTATTGCAAATGCTATTAGAAAACTTATAAGTATGTCAAAAGACGAAAGAGAGAAGATGGGATTAAGAGGTAAAGAATATGTTATAAAAAACCATGATTATAAAATATTAGCAAGGAAATTTTTGGAAGTGATTAATATTTAACTTTCCACTTACTATGATGATTGTGCTTTTATACTTTTTGAAGTTTGTTTTGAAACTAGGTTTAAAGAGTTAAAATATGTTAAGATGGTTAACAGGAGTTATAAAGATATTTTTAAATTGGGAGGTTAAAAATGAGAAATAAATTTATACCCTTTTCACCGCCATGGATAGGAGAGGAAGAAATAAATGAAGTTGTTGATACTTTAAAATCAGATTGGATTACTACAGGACCTAAGGTTAAAAAGTTCGAGGAAGAGTTTTGTAGATATTTTAATTCTCCTTCAGCTTTGGCTCTAAATTCTTGTACGGCAGCTTTACACACTGCTTTAGTAACCTTAGGGATAGGTCCTGGAGATGAGGTAATAACTACTCCCATGACCTTTTGTGCTTCTGTGAATGTGATAGAGCATGTTGGAGCAAAACCTGTACTTGTTGATGTAGAGTCAGATACTTTAAATATAGATCCTAATAAAATAGAATCAGCTATTACCAATAAAACTAAAGCAATACTTCCTGTGCATTATTCTGGGCATCCTGTAGAGTTGGATACTATATATGATATCGCTGAAAAATATAACCTATATGTGGTTGAAGATGCTGCTCATGCTATTCATGCTAAATATAAAGGGAGATTTATTGGATCTTCAAATAATCCTGTTTGCTTTAGTTTTTATGCTACTAAAAACTTAACTACGGCAGAAGGTGGTATGTTAACAGGGGATCCAAATTTTATTGAGAGGGCAAGAATAATAAGTCTTCATGGTATGAGTAAAGATGCTTGGAAGAGATATTCCAAAGAGGGTAGTTGGTATTATGAAGTAGTATATCCAGGATTTAAGTATAATATGACAGATATACAGGCATCTATAGGGTTGTGGCAACTTAATAAATTAGAAAATT
Coding sequences:
- a CDS encoding DegT/DnrJ/EryC1/StrS family aminotransferase, encoding MRNKFIPFSPPWIGEEEINEVVDTLKSDWITTGPKVKKFEEEFCRYFNSPSALALNSCTAALHTALVTLGIGPGDEVITTPMTFCASVNVIEHVGAKPVLVDVESDTLNIDPNKIESAITNKTKAILPVHYSGHPVELDTIYDIAEKYNLYVVEDAAHAIHAKYKGRFIGSSNNPVCFSFYATKNLTTAEGGMLTGDPNFIERARIISLHGMSKDAWKRYSKEGSWYYEVVYPGFKYNMTDIQASIGLWQLNKLENFQRRRREIVNMYNSAFKDIEALRTPIERPEVEHSWHLYVLRLNLEMLRIDRNQFIEELKNRNIGTSVHFIPIHLHPYYRDKYGFKPNDFPVAYENYLKIISLPLYPRMSNEDVYDVIEAVIDVVKKYRR
- a CDS encoding glycosyltransferase family 4 protein, producing MIKLCHITTVHPSFDVRIFHKECKTLAKSGYYVYLIVQHHKEEVIDGVHILPLPKVGSRLERVIKQPWRALRLALKTNSSIYHLHDPELIPIGLILKLLGKRVIFDSHEDVPLQLLSKPYLNRFALRMLSQVFSIFEKYSCRYFDGIVCATPSITEKFLKINPNSVNVNNYPLLEESKFLYHNYNENKMNEICYIGGISQIRGINELIKALEFVDNVRLNLAGNFESAELEKRIKGMKGWKKVNYYGFVGRENVYEIMARSKAGVVIFSPLPNHINSQPNKMFEYMSAGLPVITSNFPLWREIVERDNCGICVDPLNPKEIADAIRYIIAHPEEAKKMGDNGRRAVLEKYNWEKESEKLLDLYKELLKGEIKT
- a CDS encoding DUF2283 domain-containing protein, which encodes MRKIKYSKDVDILLIELSDKPIDYAEEEGQLIIHFSKEGEPVLIEILDAKDFIINSLSSLLKEEEVIIP
- a CDS encoding acyltransferase — translated: MLTNKKYFVHESSYVDEPVEIGEGTKIWHFCHILPHTVIGKNCVIGQNVMIGPRVKIGNNVKIQNNVSVYEGVEIEDDVFCGPSCVFTNVINPRAFIERKHEFKKTIVKKGATIGANATIVCGVTIGEYAFVGAGAVVTKDVPPYALVVGVPARQIGWVCKCGVRLEFDEKGEALCKSCGEKYRLVEGRVETTF
- a CDS encoding four helix bundle protein gives rise to the protein MVRTHKDLEVWKESMGLVKEIYKLTQDFPKDEIYGIIQQIRRSAISIY
- a CDS encoding Gfo/Idh/MocA family protein, with translation MDRFIGLIGLGYWGKNILRNLYELGVLHTACDFSHEVVEERRRSFPEVSYTTDFNDLLSNSEIKAIAIATPAVTHYELAKKALLAGKDVFVEKPMTTSVKEGEELVKIAEEKNKIIMVGHILQYHPAVTKLKELISQGLIGEIIYIYSHRVNVGKIRIDENVWWSLAPHDVSLILMLTGRMPKRIYYQGSSYITKGIDDIALASLEFDNGIRGHIFVSWWHPYKEQKLVTIGSKGMLIFDDTTEEKLFLYPHKVEWNNGIPVAKKEEMQVIPVEKKEPLKEELLHFIECVKERKTPRTDGYEGLRVLKVLEKITSDG
- a CDS encoding DUF4258 domain-containing protein; translation: MIDGEGKVKEIRFSNHALLKFKVLEAHGIIINEEFVKNTILYPDRIEKGYKGRIIAQKHLDNEHVIRVIYEEFPDCIIVITFYPGRRDRYEKD
- a CDS encoding glycosyltransferase family 4 protein → MNILLINHYAGSPKYGMEYRPYYLGKEWVKNRHQVTIIASSFSHVRSKNPEIDSEIKEELIDGMRYIWIKTPRYKGNGIKRVINIFSFVFKLIKNSRRFSKEIKPDVVIASSTYPLDIYPAYLISRFSKAKLIFEVHDLWPLTPIELGGMPKWHPFIIILQIAEDFAYRKCDKVVSILPKALDYMVSRGLKPEKFVHIPNGIDIEEWQSFTDPLPEEHKSVIERFKNEGKFLVGYAGSLGVANALDYFVKSAKYLKDLPVALVLVGQGPEKEKLQRYVEENKLDKVVFLPPVPKKSIPELLDKIDIFYIGWRRSPLYRFGVSPNKLFDYMMAGKPIIHAVEAGNDLVAESGCGMSVPPEDPIAIANAIRKLISMSKDEREKMGLRGKEYVIKNHDYKILARKFLEVINI
- a CDS encoding phenylacetate--CoA ligase family protein; the protein is MSTRSFLFRSYYKLRGSKVLDYYDEFKKSQYLTRDELIRNQEKQLKRMIEFVYENVPYYKKLFKSLSISPDDINKVEDLQKLPILTKREIKRNWEDFFPQNLNSIRYIKGKTGGSTGEPFKYRMSLEDYERGIALLYRGWGFAGYQLGDKVAVIGGSSLVPSLRFSMKRKIQESLLNFRYYSSFDMSEENLLRYIEDMNCWNPKFIRGYASSIYLMAKFIEQNRITLSFVPKAIFSTAEKLTFKMRESIERVFKTQVFDNYGLNDGGISAYECEQHNGLHIDTERAILEVVDESGKQLKEGEGKILATSLYNFAMPLIRYDTGDIGIISSEFCKCGRASYLLKGLVGRSQEFVVSSLGSKVHGEFFTHIFWEIDNVKQFQVIQENVGEVLINIVPDDWDHIDRIDVKKITKILENKGFKVSIKLVNEESLSYTSGGKYKFVINKLSDYNES